One part of the Sardina pilchardus chromosome 5, fSarPil1.1, whole genome shotgun sequence genome encodes these proteins:
- the zzef1 gene encoding zinc finger ZZ-type and EF-hand domain-containing protein 1 isoform X1 — MGNGESGCGGGSGDEEDVETESPGFAEGSPASAATGAGAGSGGGSGSARNGRGSNNPAVPSSGLPTPGDLLEQVKLREAAARMSDSWVAISESVLTRNEGALVRWLEERLGRGEESVTVEQFCEMLESRDAPREECEEAFGQFDAEGDGFVDVENMLVALKNCNGANLQGELSHVIRQLQACSLTPGFVDIFSKSKDRLGDHASKILKFLHRNRIPSNAIPFPLLEGYNSICTMRAKVMQDYLDYLLQKEKDLDIQYRAEFHRDPEVDKVKVVTQCYSLIEVSSNTHEASKMANGETTSYWQSDGSARSHWIRLKMKPDVVLRRLSIAVASNDHSYMPQLVSVAVGKNRHSLQEIREVRIPSNVMGYVALLENANITHPYVQINIKRCLSDGCDTRIHGLKTMGYQITKSKEVSVTDASAIWYLSLLTSLVTASMETNPVLAQTVLQNTQKALQHMPPLSLTPASTEFPKFFSSNVLEEVDGFLLRIADCCVTPDAELTLLAFALARGSVAKVLQSLAGICEHLDLEYRASSLLKSMATVRLRLLHRHGKPLQLCLQACDVKGKEEKSGPESMLTEPSTGDGFLTEAGKKRASVILSTEDQSSFQVTQIKIKVRKGAIGAKCGLVFAYNDPDAFNADKHFKRFKKFDVWDHKDYKDFVQNGTSSVGQTEDDPIGCFELEEDWNDVEIKLRQCRVSKFLMVKFLCARQESAERLGVQQVSFSGYLCPGADQTEPLEELSPEPEGADCGLTTGHTLLRKTLFFIQQLTRDMDVSLYKQKFLLDFSGLNLQLFWDFYNKLRNIEGEEAVKTRVLLLQLLQNCFPVLPSPPACRSPTEASASTDREHSEAVWELYSHLCQVVDGPEGEATVDKTLRREAVKAILNGAVIFFPYKQSRRDKLFDLMTSITEEDQLESVKLTFESLCNYFSDKDPSGLLLLPPKDAPPDFNISPVLSVMDTLIRVAMRECEAVMVEPSGGPSRKVLLSLYWALQGNLLSWCYLQLKAGPSTASELAKAILTEYVHQFLSGARTMLTSLLQRHSTTELMEKLSGSIMAIATRQLIIFLLELCSLDIPHCELLHSFCSVVELLSSLSCDTGDIFSSADMENCQQPQQPVVLKTWDMESPHNYENSQHETTVFVCPGATSFEVEFDDRCETEKRYDYLEFTDARGGKVRYDMKVGTEKWPKKVTFKGGPQLQFLFHSDSSNNEWGYKFTVTSYGLPDVTVSWISDLQLLVSRLMGHLASRTMALKTPLDTHDGKEQPAGKMSHVLLSTLWKSIFRHGLSNSGTASQDRSKVETEDGLVDFLVAFAKWEPSPDSPDSRVELMRGLMLTCKKQAVRNEIAGGAKVDQAVNAVWSAMVYHTPALHHSLRLYVSKGGQVSLPEDLVQVYKLADGIRTWMLEMKQRYLVKKMNVVENDKEPGEVSMDSLAEVCIEKSLLLFRFAPRGVLSQLSLSESSKPEGGAGANPLLRSVSISEADFQASVSPSSTQPPKAEAATADPPTPVTTAANPPPPPSSSASASHPPSRVHSQVSSASDPGASSSSSSVSVSSTSGTAAPTEPVSPVALQRRSLFSRERLRLLSFRSMEEPRMAPSVKERFPILKDILNFTKDQAISVASVLQTLSLKKAQAQSVCKVLETVQWCLRSMGKPHLFQAPCILFLQELLACQKDFSSYFSQLSGCGQELREQVRRSYHRLVLMLVEAVQSFSGLNAKVLLPALSCVQTCLLHLLDMSWEVEDLSLFLDIKLPELLLTMSQENISVHDIAISQWTEEDEIADYERNMEWMDECMDGMLEKWYDKVMQGTLESRRKMHMFIARYCDLLNVEISCDGCERIAPWHRYRCLQCTDMDLCKTCFLSGAKPEGHEDDHEMVNMEYACDHCQGLIVGSRINCNVCEDFDLCFGCYNAKKYPDSHLPTHRITVYPMVTIRISDRHRLIQPYIHNYSWLLFAALALFTSELTGRLPAEGQGPGAPALEQAAGLHARCSELITECLLKGQTGKGLKASALISMLSSAESATESELEPCSPESSQEVSTTDTSSLPASNAAVCSPPPPKDRRKSQEQEAEVPLPSKAEGVRPKMKLVSQDTLESSSLSQTPSVSSEGTLSPGVRAPESEGDTVTSPTTETVEGDKVQGEKTARLPLQEHVFAECSRERILGLLAAMLPPAKQGSSVSLSSLSAILPLLFRGVISNAGCLNETYHLTLGLLGQLLLRIAPQETDAAVTEALADKYELLSLADGAAGAGAGGVVNTPGWKTTQLLFSLGAVCLDSRIGLDWACTVADILRNLNVCPQWSGVLAGFTDHCIQQLPQQLKRTNLFTLLVLVGFPEVLCMGTQSVFIDNANEQHNMILLKHFTEKNRAAVVDVKTRKRRTVKDYQLVQQHDSSRRDSYSEGPVPSPTSTHLSRYLQNFISIISHLLQSGVDSSAADAVEATWVLSLALKGLYNTLKKHGVAQAQEAIQSSGLTQLLVRKCSKGTGFSKMWLLRDLEILSIMLYSSKREIHSMAEDTDAEADREEDDDDEEGEDEGEVTGRGGEKGHDSDHSSCCADENEPGRPDPLEGLDEETKICFQITHDALNAPLHILRAMYELQMKRTDSFFLEVQKRFDGDRIKTDEAIRTLAQKWQPTKNPRSSVATKAVDTDMVVVPCVSKPSRCEKATEESNMVTQKLITNTESDLQLSYAKQRRTKSSALLHKELDARSNKAVRQYLVKVNEAIAILYARHVLASLLADWPDGAPISEEDLELSGASHLAYILDMLMQLEERPLWERILQKVLKGCSQSMLGSLSLTGCQFMEEPGMAVQMRESKHPYDNDTNFQDKVHIPGAIYLSVKFDPRCHTEEGCDELLMASSADFLQDMHNFSGSHQKWTDFEIPGDTLHYRFVSDMSNTEWGYKFTVTGGHRGRFQTGFEILKQMLADEKALVHLPLADIWEWQVGVACRQTGNQRLKAIHLLLRLLQCPTQWACDLTLLRPLFLLFSSMESTASRDPTSVNVLLPLHRALTELFFIAEAKAVEQGILQEYLLALTTTEKLLNHTAQALKNIAAISLAINYPNRSTKLLSTSP, encoded by the exons ATGGGCAACGGAGAGAGCGGCTGCGGTGGTGGTAGTGGCGACGAGGAAGATGTCGAGACGGAAAGCCCGGGGTTTGCGGAAGGCAGCCCGGCCTCTGCGGCCACGGGCGCAGGGGCTGGCAGTGGCGGAGGCTCTGGCTCAGCAAGAAACGGAAGGGGATCGAATAACCCTGCCGTACCGAGTAGCGGACTGCCCACCCCCGGAGACCTTTTAGAGCAAGTCAAACTGAGGGAGGCAGCGGCCCGCATGAGCGACTCCTGGGTCGCCATATCCGAGTCGGTCCTTACCCGGAATGAGGGCGCTCTGGTGCGGTGGTTGGAGGAACGCCTGGGCCGGGGAGAGGAGTCGGTAACTGTGGAGCAGTTCTGTGAGATGCTGGAAAGCAGAGACGCCCCACGAGAGGAGTGCGAGGAG GCTTTTGGACAGTTTGATGCAGAGGGCGATGGCTTTGTGGATGTGGAGAACATGCTCGTGGCTCTGAAGAACTGCAATGGCGCCAACTTGCAAGGGGAACTCAGTCATGTCATCAGGCAGCTCCAGGCTTGCTCTCTCACACCAG GTTTTGTAGACATTTTCTCTAAGTCAAAAGACCGCCTGGGGGACCATGCTTCCAAGATCCTGAAGTTCTTGCACCGGAATCGTATCCCCAGTAATGCCATTCCTTTCCCCCTCCTGGAGGGCTACAACAGCATCTGCACTATGAGGGCAAAGGTCATGCAGGACTATCTGGACTACTTACTGCAAAAAGAGAAAG ATTTAGACATCCAATACAGAGCGGAGTTTCACCGCGACCCGGAAGTAGACAAGGTGAAGGTCGTCACTCAGTGCTACAGCCTCATCGAGGTGTCCTCCAACACCCACGAAGCGAGCAAAATGGCAAACGGAGAGACCACGTCGTACTGGCAGTCCGACGGCAGCGCCCGCTCACACTGGATAAG GTTGAAGATGAAGCCGGACGTGGTGCTGAGACGACTGTCCATCGCCGTGGCCTCCAACGACCACAGCTACATGCCCCAGCTGGTGTCGGTGGCGGTGGGGAAGAACCGCCACTCGCTGCAGGAGATCCGCGAGGTCCGCATCCCCAGCAACGTCATGGGCTACGTGGCCCTGCTGGAGAACGCCAACATCACCCATCCAT ATGTACAAATCAACATCAAGAGGTGCCTGAGTGACGGCTGTGACACGCGCATCCACGGCCTGAAGACCATGGGCTACCAGATCACCAAGAGCAAGGAGGTCTCGGTCACCGACGCCTCGGCCATCTGGTACCTGTCGCTCCTGACTTCCTTAGTCACCGCTTCCATGGAGACCAACCCCGTCCTGGCTCAGACGGTCTTGCAGAACACTCA GAAAGCCTTACAGCACATGCCTCCGCTGTCCTTAACCCCGGCCTCCACCGAGTTCCCCAAGTTCTTCTCCTCAAACGTCCTGGAAGAAGTGGACGGCTTCCTTCTCCGGATAGCAGa CTGTTGCGTGACGCCCGACGCGGAGCTGACCCTGTTGGCCTTCGCCCTGGCTAGAGGAAGCGTGGCCAAAGTGCTGCAGTCCCTGGCGGGGATCTGCGAGCACCTGGACCTGGAGTACCGAGCGTCCTCCCTCCTCAAGTCCATGGCCACGGTCCGACTACGCCTGCTGCACAGACACG GGAAACCCCTGCAGCTTTGCCTGCAGGCCTGCGATGTCAAGGGCAAAGAGGAGAAGTCTGGGCCAGAGAGCATGCTGACCGAACCAAGCACAGGAGACG GGTTCCTCACTGAGGCGGGGAAGAAGCGCGCCAGCGTGATCCTGTCCACGGAGGACCAGAGCAGCTTCCAGGTCACGCAGATCAAGATCAAA GTGCGCAAAGGAGCAATAGGTGCCAAGTGTGGCCTTGTGTTTGCCTACAACGATCCGGACGCTTTTAATGCAGACAAACATTTTAAACGCTTCAAAAAGTTTGACGTGTGGGACCATAAGGACTATAAAGATTTTGTTCAGAACGG CACTAGCAGTGTGGGCCAGACGGAGGACGATCCCATTGGCTGCTTCGAGCTGGAGGAGGACTGGAACGATGTGGAGATCAAGCTGCGCCAGTGTCGGGTGTCAaag TTCCTGATGGTGAAGTTCCTGTGCGCGCGGCAGGAGTCCGCCGAGCGTCTGGGGGTGCAGCAGGTCAGCTTCAGCGGCTACCTGTGTCCAGGGGCCGACCAGACGGAGCCCCTGGAGGAGCTGAGCCCCGAGCCCGAGGGGGCCGACTGTGGCCTCACCACTGGACACACCCTCCTGAGGAAGACCCTCTTCTTCATCCAGCAGCTCACCAGAGACATG GATGTGTCCCTTTACAAGCAGAAGTTCCTGCTGGACTTCAGTGGCTTAAACCTGCAACTCTTCTGGGACTTCTACAACAAACTCAGGAATAT cgagggagaggaggcagtGAAGACGAGGGTGCTGCTTCTCCAGCTGCTGCAGAACTGCTTCCCCGTGCTACCCAGTCCCCCAGCGTGCCGGAGCCCCACGGAGGCCTCGGCCAGCACGGACCGAGAGCACTCGGAGGCCGTGTGGGAGCTCTACAGTCACCTGTGTCAGG tGGTGGATGGTCCAGAGGGTGAAGCAACAGTGGACAAAACGCTCAGACGGGAAGCCGTGAAGGCCATACTGAACGGAGCGGTCATCTTCTTCCCTTACAAACAGAGTCGGAGGGACAAGCTTTTTGACTTGATG ACAAGCATCACTGAGGAAGATCAGCTAGAGTCGGTGAAGCTGACTTTTGAGTCTCTGTGCAACTACTTCAG TGACAAAGACCCCAGCGGTCtgctcctgctgccccctaAAGATGCCCCCCCAGACTTCAACATCAGCCCCGTCCTCAGTGTCATGGACACGCTCATCCGTGTGGCGATGCGAGAG TGTGAGGCGGTGATGGTGGAGCCGAGCGGGGGGCCCAGCCGGAAGGTTCTGCTGTCGCTGTACTGGGCGCTGCAGGGGAACCTGCTCTCCTGGTGCTACCTGCAGCTCAAAGCAGGGCCGTCCACGGCCTCCGAGCTGGCCAAGGCCATCCTCACCGAAT ACGTGCACCAGTTCCTGTCGGGGGCGCGCACCATGCTCACGTCGCTGCTACAGCGTCACAGCACCACGGAGCTCATGGAGAAGCTGAGCGGCTCCATCATGGCCATCGCCACCAGGCAGCTg atcatcTTCCTGCTGGAGCTGTGCTCTCTGGACATTCCTCACTGTGAGCTGCTGCATAGTTTCTGCTCGGTGGTGGAGCTGCTGTCCAGCCTCTCCTGCGACACTGGGGACATCTTCTCCTCG GCGGACATGGAGAACTGTCAACAGCCTCAGCAGCCCGTGGTGCTGAAGACGTGGGACATGGAGTCTCCGCACAACTACGAGAACAGCCAGCACGAGACCACCGTGTTCGTCTGCCCCGGGGCCACTTCCTTCGAGGTGGAGTTCGATGACCGCTGTGAAACAGAGAAGAG GTACGATTACCTGGAGTTCACTGACGCAAGAGGTGGGAAGGTTCGATACGACATGAAGGTTGGCACAGAGAAATGGCCAAAG AAAGTGACGTTCAAAGGAGGCCCTCAGCTGCAGTTCCTCTTCCACTCGGACAGCAGCAACAACGAGTGGGGCTACAAGTTCACCGTGACCTCCTACGGCCTGCCCGACGTCACCGTCTCCTGGATCTCTGACCTGCAGCTGCTGGTGTCCAGACTCATGGGCCACTTGGCGTCTCGCACCATGGCCCTCAAAACGCCTCTGG ACACCCATGACGGAAAGGAGCAGCCCGCGGGGAAGATGAGTCACGTCCTCTTGTCCACCCTGTGGAAGTCCATCTTCAGGCACGGACTGAGCAACTCCGGGACAGCAAGTCAGGACCGGTCAAAG GTGGAGACGGAGGATGGCCTGGTGGACTTCCTGGTGGCCTTTGCCAAGTGGGAGCCGTCTCCAGACTCCCCCGACAGCAGGGTGGAGTTGATGAGAGGCCTCATGCTGACCTGCAAGAAGCAGGCCGTCCGCAACGAGATTGCCGGCGGCGCCAAGGTGGACCAGGCAGTGAACGCCGTGTGGTCAGCCATGGTCTACCACACACCAGCCCTCCATCACAGCCTGAGACTCTATG TGTCCAAGGGTGGCCAAGTAAGTCTCCCCGAAGATCTGGTGCAGGTTTACAAGCTGGCAGATGGTATCCGCACATGGATG CTGGAGATGAAGCAGCGCTACCTGGTCAAGAAGATGAACGTGGTGGAGAATGACAAGGAGCCGGGGGAGGTCAGCATGGACTCATTAG CGGAGGTGTGCATTGAGAAGAGCCTGCTGCTCTTCAGGTTTGCTCCCAGGGGAGTGCTCTCTCAGCTGTCTCTCTCCGAGTCCTCCAAACCAGAGGGGGGCGCCGGCGCTaaccctctcctccgctccgtCTCCATATCCGAGGCCGACTTCCAGGCCAGCGTGAGCCCCTCCTCGACCCAGCCCCCCAAGGCCGAGGCGGCCACCgccgacccccccacccccgtcaccaccgccgccaaccccccccccccaccatcatcGTCGGCGTCTGCGTCTCACCCCCCGAGCCGGGTCCACTCTCAGGTGTCGTCGGCGTCGGACCCCGGagcgtccagcagcagcagcagcgttagcgttagcagcACCAGCGGCACCGCGGCCCCCACAGAGCCGGTCTCGCCCGTGGCCCTGCAGCGCCGTTCGCTCTTCAGCCGCGAGCGCCTCCGCCTGCTCTCCTTCCGCTCCATGGAGGAGCCCCGCATGGCCCCCTCCGTCAAGGAGCGCTTCCCCATCCTCAAGGACATCCTCAACTTCACCAAGGACCAGGCCATCAGCGTGGCCAG TGTCCTGCAGACGCTGTCTCTGAAGAAGGCGCAGGCCCAGAGTGTGTGCAAGGTGCTGGAGACGGTGCAGTGGTGTCTGCGCTCCATGGGCAAGCCACACCTCTTCCAGGCCCCCTGCATCCTCTTCCTGCAGGAGCTGCTGGCCTGCCAGAAGGACTTCTCCAG ttatttcTCCCAGCTGTCGGGCTGTGGGCAGGAGCTGCGGGAGCAGGTGCGGCGCTCCTACCACCGGCTGGTCCTCATGCTCGTGGAGGCCGTCCAGAGCTTCAGCGGCCTCAACGCAAA GGTCCTGCTGCCCGCCCTGTCGTGTGTGCAGACCTGCTTGCTCCACCTGCTGGACATGAGCTGGGAGGTGGAGGACCTGTCCCTCTTCCTGGACATCAAGCTGCCCGAGCTGCTGCTCACCATGTCCCAGGAGAACATCAGCGTGCATGACATCGCCATCAG tCAGTGGACGGAGGAGGATGAGATCGCGGACTACGAGAGGAACATGGAGTGGATGGACGAGTGCATGGACGGCATGCTGGAGAAGTGGTACGACAAGGTGATGCAGGGGACGCTGGAGAGCAGAAGAAAG atGCACATGTTCATAGCGCGCTACTGCGACCTGCTGAACGTGGAGATCTCGTGCGACGGCTGCGAGAGGATCGCTCCGTGGCACCGCTACCGCTGCCTCCAGTGCACGGACATGGACCTGTGCAAGACCTGCTTCCTCA GTGGTGCCAAGCCGGAGGGTCACGAGGATGACCACGAAATGGTCAACATGGAGTACGCCTGTGACCACTGCCAAGGCCTGATCGTGGGCAGCCGCATCAACTGCAACGTGTGTGAGGACTTTGACCTGTGCTTCGGCTGCTACAACGCCAAGAAGTACCCAGACAG TCACCTCCCCACCCACCGCATCACGGTCTACCCGATGGTGACCATCCGCATCAGTGACCGCCACCGGCTCATCCAGCCGTACATCCACAACTACTCGTGGCTGCTGTTCGCCGCGCTGGCGCTCTTCACCTCCGAGCTGACCGGCCGGCTGCCGGCCGAGGGCCAGGGCCCGGGGGCGCCCGCGCTGGAGCAGGCCGCCGGGCTGCACGCCCGCTGCTCCGAGCTCATCACCGAGTGCCTGCTCAAGGGCCAGACGGGCAAAG GTCTGAAGGCGTCTGCTCTGATCTCCATGCTGTCGTCGGCCGAGTCGGCGACGGAGAGTGAGCTGGAGCCCTGCAGCCCAGAGTCGTCCCAGGAGGTCAGCACCACCGACACGTCCTCCCTCCCCGCCAGCAACGCTGCCGTCTGCTCGCCGCCGCCCCCcaaagacagg AGGAAAAGCCAGGAGCAGGAGGCTGAGGTGCCTCTACCCTCCAAAGCCGAGGGCGTGCGGCCTAAGATGAAGCTGGTCTCCCAGGACACCCTGGAGTCGTCCAGCCTGAGCCAGACTCCGTCCGTGTCCAGTGAAGGCACACTGTCCCCGGGGGTCAGAG CCCCAGAGTCCGAGGGGGACACGGTGACCTCTCCGACCACGGAGACGGTGGAGGGGGACAAGGTGCAGGGGGAGAAGACAGCGCGCCTGCCCCTGCAGGAGCACGTGTTTGCCGAGTGCTCCAGAGAGAGGATCCTGGGCCTGCTAGCCGCCATGCTGCCCCCAGCCAAACAG ggCAGCAGCGTGTCCCTGAGCAGCCTGAGTGCCATCCTGCCGCTGCTCTTCCGCGGCGTCATCTCCAACGCCGGCTGCCTGAACGAGACCTACCACCTGACGCTGGGCCTGCTGGGCCAGCTGCTGCTGCGCATCGCGCCCCAGGAGACCGACGCCGCCGTCACCGAGGCCCTGGCCGACAAGTACGAGCTGCTCAGCCTGGCCGACGGGGCGGCGGGGGCCGGGGCGGGCGGCGTCGTGAACACGCCCGGGTGGAAGACCACGCAGCTGCTCTTCAGCCTGGGCGCCGTGTGCCTGGACAG TCGTATCGGTCTGGACTGGGCGTGCACAGTGGCCGACATCCTGCGCAACCTGAACGTGTGTCCGCAGTGGTCAGGCGTGCTGGCCGGCTTCACTGACCACTGCATCCAGCAGCTCCCTCAGCAGCTCAAACGCACCAACCTCTTCACCCTGCTGGTGCTCGTGGGCTTCCCCGAG GTTCTGTGTATGGGAACTCAGTCAGTGTTCATTGACAACGCCAACGAGCAGCACAACATGATCTTGCTGAAGCACTTCACCGAGAAGAACCGGGCAGCCGTGGTCGACGTGAAGACCCGCAAGAGGAGAACAG TGAAGGACTACCAGCTCGTCCAACAGCACGACAGCAGCAGGAGGGACTCGTACAGCGAGGGTCCCGTCCCGAGCCCCACCTCCACGCACCTGTCCCGCTACCTGCAGAacttcatcagcatcatcagccACCTGCTGCAGAGCGGAGTGGACAGCAGCGCCGCCGACGCCGTGGAGGCCACCTGGGTCCTCTCGCTGGCCCTCAAGGGCCTCTACAACACACTCAAg AAGCACGGCGTGGCGCAGGCCCAGGAGGCCATCCAGAGCTCAGGCCTGACCCAGCTGCTGGTGCGCAAGTGCAGCAAGGGCACGGGATTCAGCAAGATGTGGCTTCTCCGCGACCTGGAGATCCTGTCCATCATGCTCTACTCGTCCAAGCGCGAGATCCACTCCATGGCCGAGGACACGGACGCCGAGGCCGACCgcgaggaggacgacgacgacgaggaaGGGGAGGACGAGGGCGAGGTGACGGGCCGGGGCGGCGAGAAGGGCCACGACTCGGACCACTCCAGCTGCTGCGCTGACGAGAACGAGCCCGGCCGGCCGGACCCGCTGGAGGGACTGGACGAGGAGACCAAAATCTGCTTCCAG ATTACCCATGATGCCTTGAACGCGCCCCTGCACATTCTGAGGGCCATGTACGAGCTGCAGATGAAGAGGACGGACTCGTTCTTCCTGGAGGTGCAGAAAAG GTTCGATGGAGATCGGATCAAAACCGACGAGGCCATCCGCACTCTGGCCCAGAAGTGGCAGCCCACTAAAAACCCCCGCTCTTCGGTCGCCACCAAGGCCGTGGACACGGACATGGTCGTTGTGCCGTGCGTG TCCAAGCCGAGCCGGTGCGAGAAGGCGACGGAGGAGAGCAACATGGTGACGCAGAAGCTCATCACCAACACGGAGAGCGACCTGCAGCTGAGCTACGCCAAGCAGCGGCGCACCAAGAGCTCGGCGCTGCTGCACAAGGAGCTGGACGCGCGCAGCAACAAGGCCGTGCGCCAGTACCTGGTCAAGGTCAACGAGGCCATCGCCATCCTGTACGCGCGCCACGTGCTGGCCTCGCTGCTGGCCGACTGGCCCGACGGCGCCCCCATCAGCGAGGAGGACCTGGAGCTGAGCGGCGCCTCGCACCTCGCCTACATCCTGGACATGCTCATGCAGCTGGAGGAGCGGCCGCTctgggagagg